Proteins encoded together in one Nostoc sp. PCC 7524 window:
- a CDS encoding DUF4058 family protein, with translation MPSPFPGMNPYLENPELWPEVHSRLIIAIADEIAPQLRPKYRVAVEKRVYQMTDENSVLVGIPDVVVGRSLTNSEKEQSTLAVASPPAKPVTVNVPIPEEVRESYLQVREVGTGEVVTTIEVLSPKNKRPGEGRKAYESKRQQILGSFTNLVEIDLLRSGEPMPIVGMPITSNYRILVSRSEYRPKAELYPFELQEQIPTFLLPLRRGDTEPIIDLKVLIDGVYDRAGFDLAIDYTQEPVPPLPETDATWANTLLQQL, from the coding sequence ATGCCCTCACCGTTTCCGGGGATGAACCCCTACCTGGAAAATCCAGAACTCTGGCCAGAAGTTCACAGTAGATTAATAATTGCGATCGCAGATGAAATCGCTCCTCAACTGCGACCAAAATACCGTGTAGCAGTAGAAAAACGCGTATATCAAATGACAGATGAAAATTCTGTTTTAGTTGGTATTCCTGATGTAGTTGTTGGACGTTCTCTGACGAATTCCGAAAAGGAACAATCTACACTTGCTGTAGCTTCACCACCAGCAAAACCTGTGACTGTTAACGTTCCCATACCAGAAGAAGTTAGGGAAAGCTATCTACAAGTGCGAGAAGTGGGAACAGGGGAAGTTGTAACAACAATTGAGGTACTTTCACCTAAAAATAAACGTCCTGGTGAGGGAAGAAAAGCATACGAAAGCAAACGTCAGCAAATATTAGGTAGCTTCACTAATCTAGTAGAAATTGACTTATTACGCAGTGGTGAACCTATGCCTATTGTGGGAATGCCGATTACATCAAACTATCGAATTTTGGTGAGTCGTAGTGAATACCGCCCCAAAGCAGAATTATATCCTTTTGAGTTGCAAGAACAAATTCCCACTTTTTTGTTACCCTTACGTCGGGGTGATACAGAACCAATAATAGATTTAAAAGTATTAATAGATGGTGTATACGATCGCGCCGGATTTGATTTAGCTATAGATTATACACAGGAGCCAGTTCCACCCCTTCCAGAAACTGATGCAACTTGGGCAAATACATTATTACAACAGCTATGA
- a CDS encoding DDE transposase family protein produces MTTAQTWYIVKQNTGNCEIVPSEQVGDDGVNIIEQWGPFSSPEEAIARRIGLIRAGKCQPQ; encoded by the coding sequence ATGACTACTGCACAAACTTGGTATATTGTCAAGCAAAATACAGGTAATTGTGAAATCGTCCCCAGCGAGCAAGTTGGGGACGATGGTGTAAATATTATTGAACAGTGGGGGCCTTTTAGTTCGCCAGAGGAAGCGATCGCCCGCCGCATCGGATTAATTAGGGCTGGCAAGTGCCAACCCCAGTAA
- the ctpC gene encoding carboxyl-terminal processing protease CtpC, which translates to MVITKSRLVLGATAVTLSTIAVTSLGIHSRGQALFKASPKELVDEVWQIVQRQYVDGTFNQVDWVAVRKEYLNKTYSSQEEAYKSIREMLKKLEDPYTRFMDPQEFKNMQVDTSGELTGIGITISQDEKTKQLVVIAPIEDTPAFKAGILSKDVILKIDGKSTKGMDTNQAVSLIRGEPGSKVVLTIQRNGQQKEFKITRARIEIHPVRFSQQQTPVGKVGYIRLNQFSANAAKEMQQAIRNLEKQQVDGYIMDLRGNPGGLLFASVEIARMWLDKGTIVSTIDRKGEQEREVANGRALTNKPLVILIDKGSASASEILSGALQDNKRAVLVGTQTFGKGLVQSVRPLEDGSGLAVTIAKYHTPSGKDINKHGVDPDVKVELTDAQRQELWLRERDKIGTSADPQFAKALEVLGKQIAAQRTPTADTNQNTQL; encoded by the coding sequence ATGGTGATTACAAAAAGTAGGCTTGTTTTGGGTGCTACGGCAGTAACACTCTCCACGATCGCAGTTACTAGCCTTGGCATTCACTCTCGCGGTCAGGCGTTATTCAAAGCTAGTCCCAAGGAATTGGTAGACGAAGTTTGGCAAATCGTGCAGCGCCAATATGTAGACGGAACTTTCAATCAGGTTGACTGGGTAGCTGTACGTAAGGAGTACCTAAACAAGACCTACAGTAGTCAGGAAGAAGCTTACAAGTCCATACGGGAAATGCTGAAAAAGCTAGAAGACCCATATACCCGGTTTATGGATCCGCAAGAATTCAAGAATATGCAGGTTGATACCTCTGGAGAACTCACAGGTATCGGTATCACCATCAGCCAAGATGAAAAAACCAAGCAACTGGTAGTAATTGCCCCCATTGAAGATACACCTGCATTTAAGGCAGGCATTCTTTCTAAGGATGTCATCCTCAAAATAGACGGCAAAAGCACTAAGGGAATGGATACCAACCAAGCGGTATCCTTAATCCGAGGTGAACCTGGGTCAAAAGTAGTCTTGACTATCCAGCGCAACGGTCAACAAAAAGAATTTAAAATCACACGGGCGCGGATTGAAATCCATCCCGTACGTTTTTCCCAACAGCAAACTCCTGTAGGCAAAGTTGGCTACATCCGGTTAAATCAATTTAGTGCCAACGCTGCCAAAGAAATGCAGCAAGCCATTAGAAATTTAGAAAAACAGCAAGTAGATGGCTACATAATGGATTTGCGCGGTAATCCTGGCGGTTTGTTATTCGCCAGTGTGGAAATTGCGCGGATGTGGCTAGATAAAGGCACCATTGTTTCTACCATTGACCGCAAAGGAGAACAAGAACGAGAAGTAGCTAATGGGCGTGCTTTGACGAACAAACCCTTAGTCATCCTGATCGATAAAGGTTCAGCTAGTGCCAGTGAAATTCTCTCAGGTGCGTTGCAAGATAATAAACGTGCTGTCTTAGTAGGTACGCAAACCTTTGGTAAAGGCTTAGTACAATCTGTACGTCCACTAGAAGATGGTTCAGGTTTGGCAGTCACAATTGCTAAGTATCATACCCCCAGTGGGAAAGATATTAACAAGCATGGTGTAGATCCAGATGTCAAAGTAGAGTTGACGGATGCTCAACGTCAAGAATTATGGCTACGTGAACGGGACAAAATCGGCACATCAGCAGATCCCCAATTCGCTAAAGCTTTGGAAGTCTTGGGTAAACAAATTGCTGCCCAAAGAACACCAACGGCAGACACAAATCAAAACACCCAATTATAA
- a CDS encoding AAA family ATPase has translation MNFREEFKLLLRARYPLIYIPTYEEERVETAIREEANNQGNRPVYTWDFVDGYQGNPNDEGFGRRNPLQALEFVEKLSASAPAILILRDYHRFLDDVAIARKLRNLARLLKSQPKNIVLLSPRIAIPDDLTEVLTVVEFPLPAGNEIKTEVERLLQATGNSLSGKVIDDLVRSCQGLSMERIRRVLARAIATHGELQPEDVDLVLEEKRQTIRQTQILDFYPATEQISDIGGLDNLKDWLLRRGGSFTERARQYGLPHPRGLLLVGIQGTGKSLTAKAIAHHWHLPLLRLDVGRLFAGLVGESESRTRQMIQVAEALAPCVLWIDEIDKAFSGLGSKGDAGTTSRVFGTFITWLAEKTSPVFVVATANDIQALPPEMLRKGRFDEIFFVGLPTQEERKAIFNVHLSRLRPHNLKNYDIERLAYETPDFSGAEIEQTLIEAMHIGFSQNRDFTTDDILESASQIIPLARTAVEQIQKLQEWAAAGRARLASKQSPLSDTFGKLR, from the coding sequence ATGAACTTTCGTGAAGAGTTTAAACTGCTACTACGCGCTCGCTACCCATTAATTTATATTCCCACCTATGAAGAGGAACGGGTAGAAACAGCGATTCGAGAAGAAGCTAACAATCAAGGTAATCGCCCTGTATATACTTGGGATTTTGTGGATGGCTACCAAGGAAACCCCAATGATGAGGGATTTGGACGGCGTAACCCTCTGCAAGCTTTGGAATTTGTGGAAAAATTATCAGCCTCAGCCCCAGCCATTTTAATTTTACGAGACTATCATCGGTTTTTAGATGATGTGGCGATCGCTCGCAAACTCCGCAACCTAGCGCGACTGTTGAAGTCGCAACCTAAGAATATTGTCTTGTTATCGCCCCGCATTGCGATTCCTGATGATTTAACCGAAGTCTTAACGGTTGTCGAGTTTCCTTTACCCGCCGGTAACGAAATTAAAACAGAGGTAGAACGCTTATTACAAGCCACTGGTAATTCTCTGTCAGGGAAAGTTATAGATGATTTGGTGCGTTCTTGCCAAGGGTTATCAATGGAACGGATACGCCGAGTTTTAGCCAGAGCGATCGCTACCCACGGGGAATTACAACCGGAAGACGTAGATTTAGTTTTAGAGGAAAAACGCCAAACTATCCGCCAAACCCAAATCCTCGACTTTTACCCCGCCACAGAGCAAATTTCTGATATTGGTGGACTAGATAACTTGAAAGATTGGCTATTGCGGCGCGGTGGTTCATTTACTGAACGGGCGCGTCAGTATGGTTTACCCCATCCTAGAGGCTTATTATTAGTAGGGATTCAGGGAACAGGTAAATCATTAACCGCCAAAGCGATCGCTCATCATTGGCATTTACCTCTACTACGGTTAGATGTAGGACGGTTATTTGCAGGTTTAGTCGGTGAATCAGAATCTCGCACCCGCCAAATGATCCAAGTGGCGGAAGCCCTAGCCCCTTGTGTGTTGTGGATTGACGAAATAGACAAAGCCTTTTCGGGGCTTGGTAGCAAAGGTGACGCAGGAACAACCAGCCGGGTATTTGGGACATTTATCACCTGGCTAGCAGAAAAAACCTCCCCTGTGTTTGTGGTGGCTACCGCCAACGACATCCAAGCCTTACCGCCAGAAATGCTGCGTAAAGGCAGGTTTGATGAGATTTTCTTTGTTGGCTTACCTACTCAAGAAGAAAGAAAAGCCATTTTTAATGTACATTTATCCCGACTGCGCCCCCACAATTTGAAAAATTATGACATTGAGCGGTTAGCATACGAAACACCAGATTTTTCTGGAGCCGAGATTGAGCAAACGTTAATTGAAGCAATGCACATTGGATTTAGTCAAAACCGAGATTTTACCACTGATGATATTTTGGAATCAGCCAGTCAGATTATTCCCCTAGCTAGAACAGCTGTTGAGCAAATTCAAAAACTGCAAGAATGGGCAGCTGCGGGGAGAGCGCGTCTAGCTTCCAAACAAAGTCCTTTAAGCGATACTTTCGGTAAGCTCCGCTAA
- the ispG gene encoding (E)-4-hydroxy-3-methylbut-2-enyl-diphosphate synthase, with the protein MQTLPTPATSATTANQPIFDTTIKRRKTRPVKVGNVTIGGGYPVVVQSMINEDTLDIDGSVAAIRRLHEIGCEIVRVTVPSIAHAVALAEIKQKLIKTYQDVPIVADVHHNGMKIALEVAKHIEKVRINPGLYVFEKPNANRTEYTPAEFNEIGEKIRGTLEPLVVSLRDQGKAMRIGVNHGSLAERMLFTYGDTPEGMVESALEFIRICESLDFRNLVISMKASRVPVMVAAYRLMAKRMDELGMDYPLHLGVTEAGDGEYGRIKSTAGIATLLADGIGDTIRVSLTEAPEKEIPVCYSILQALGLRKTMVEYVACPSCGRTLFNLEEVLHKVREATKHLTGLDIAVMGCIVNGPGEMADADYGYVGKTPGYISLYRGREEIKKVPEDQGVEELINLIKADGRWVDP; encoded by the coding sequence CGACTCCCGCAACATCCGCTACCACAGCAAATCAACCCATATTTGATACCACCATCAAACGCCGTAAAACCCGTCCGGTAAAGGTGGGAAATGTCACCATCGGCGGCGGCTACCCTGTAGTCGTGCAGTCAATGATTAATGAAGACACCCTAGACATTGATGGTTCTGTAGCCGCTATTCGTCGGTTGCACGAAATTGGCTGTGAAATTGTCCGTGTCACAGTGCCTAGTATTGCTCATGCCGTAGCGTTAGCAGAAATTAAGCAAAAACTCATTAAAACTTACCAAGATGTGCCAATTGTTGCCGACGTGCATCACAATGGCATGAAAATCGCCCTGGAAGTTGCCAAGCACATTGAGAAAGTGAGAATTAATCCAGGGTTATATGTGTTTGAAAAACCAAACGCTAACAGAACCGAATATACCCCAGCCGAATTTAACGAAATCGGCGAAAAAATCCGCGGAACTCTAGAACCTTTAGTAGTTTCCCTGCGCGATCAAGGTAAAGCCATGCGAATCGGTGTAAATCACGGTTCTCTAGCGGAAAGAATGCTGTTCACCTACGGCGACACCCCAGAAGGCATGGTAGAGTCTGCCTTAGAGTTTATTCGCATCTGTGAATCTCTAGACTTCCGTAACTTGGTCATTTCCATGAAAGCCTCACGAGTTCCAGTGATGGTAGCTGCCTATCGCCTCATGGCGAAGCGCATGGATGAATTAGGGATGGATTACCCCCTACATTTAGGTGTGACAGAAGCTGGTGATGGCGAATACGGAAGGATTAAATCTACAGCCGGGATTGCCACCTTACTAGCTGATGGTATCGGTGATACAATCCGCGTCTCTCTAACAGAAGCACCAGAAAAAGAAATTCCCGTTTGTTACAGCATCCTCCAAGCATTAGGTTTGCGGAAAACAATGGTGGAATACGTAGCTTGTCCTTCCTGTGGACGCACCTTATTCAACCTAGAGGAAGTCTTACATAAAGTCAGGGAAGCCACAAAACATTTAACCGGCTTAGACATTGCTGTCATGGGTTGCATAGTCAATGGCCCCGGAGAAATGGCTGATGCTGACTATGGTTATGTAGGCAAAACCCCAGGCTACATCTCCTTATATCGTGGCAGAGAAGAAATCAAAAAAGTGCCAGAGGATCAAGGCGTAGAAGAGTTGATTAATTTAATCAAAGCAGATGGACGTTGGGTAGATCCTTAA